A section of the Oncorhynchus keta strain PuntledgeMale-10-30-2019 chromosome 15, Oket_V2, whole genome shotgun sequence genome encodes:
- the LOC127907621 gene encoding uncharacterized protein LOC127907621, with amino-acid sequence MDTLRNATGQNLHNPSQHPYSPSLSSQHSYSPSLSSQHPYSPSLSSQHPYSPSLSSQHSYSPSLSSQHPYSPSLSSQHSYSPSLSSKHSYSPSLSSQHHYSPFLSSQHPYSPSLSSKHPYSPSLSSQHPYSPPLSSQHPYSPSLSSQHPYSPSLSSQHPYSPSLSSQHPYSPSLSSKHPYSPSLSSKHPYSPSLSSKHPYSPSLSSQHPYSPSLSSQHPYSPSLSSKHSYSPSLSSKHPYSPSLSSQHPYSPSLSSKHSYSPSLSSKHSYSPSLSSQHPYSPSLSSKHPYSPSLSSKHPYSPSLSSQHSYSPSLSSKHSYSPSLSSQHPYSPSLSSSPKYSRVLI; translated from the coding sequence ATGGACACCCTTCGCAATGCCACCGGACAAAATTTGCACAACCCCTCCCAACACccttactccccctctctctcctcccaacactcttactccccctctctctcctcccaacacccttactccccctctctctcctcccaacacccttactccccctctctctcctcccaacactcttactccccctctctctcctcccaacacccttactccccctctctctcctcccaacactcttactccccctctctctcctccaaacactcttactccccctctctctcctcccaacaCCAttactccccctttctctcctcccaacacccttactccccctctctctcctccaaacacccttactccccctctctctcctcccaacaCCCttactccccccctctctcctcccaacacccttactccccctctctctcctcccaacacccttactccccctctctctcctcccagcacccttactccccctctctctcctcccaacacccttactccccctctctctcctccaaacacccttactccccctctctctcctccaaacacccttactccccctctctctcctccaaacacccttactccccctctctctcctcccaacacccttactccccctctctctcctcccaacacccttactccccctctctctcctccaaacactcttactccccctctctctcctccaaacacccttactccccctctctctcctcccaacacccttactccccctctctctcctccaaacactcttactccccctctctctcctccaaacactcttactccccctctctctcctcccaacacccttactccccctctctctcctccaaacacccttactccccctctctctcctccaaacacccttactccccctctctctcctcccaacactcttactccccctctctctcctccaaacactcttactccccctctctctcctcccaacacccttactccccctctctctcctcctcccctaaatACTCTCGCGTGCTAATCTGA
- the LOC118371070 gene encoding protein FAM227A-like — MPTCTLCALLVSPVSLLLAVCDVLVVPEKTVGSANITGSDLKALTGQANQTPARESQVAYPDMTFKRSVFNVYGNSPLVQYYMRVLHMDPKVGQDVLVVRTEISKLPPAGSVTYRDILSKAQERSVAHRRDLRTMWGQYSKDLYVLNQRKLDERYETFRKQKKILSQKTTIKRLCQLLVPETINEEDTRTSSEVIHAFEMAVSGLDNVTPDPSV; from the exons ATGCCAACTTGCACTTTGTGTGCTCTtcttgtctcccctgtctctctgttgttggctgtgtgtgaTGTTCTGGTTGTTCCAGAGAAGACCGTGGGCTCAGCGAACATCACAGGGTCAGACCTGAAGGCCCTGACTGGACAGGCCAACCAGACACCTGCCAGAGAG TCCCAAGTAGCCTACCCGGACATGACGTTTAAGCGCAGTGTGTTTAACGTGTATGGCAACAGTCCTCTGGTGCAGTACTACATGCGTGTTCTCCACATGGACCCCAAGGTGGGACAGGACGTACTGGTGGTCCGGACCGAGATCAGCAAGTTGCCTCC GGCTGGATCAGTGACGTACAGGGACATTCTGAGTAAGGCCCAGGAGCGTTCTGTGGCCCACCGCAGGGACCTCAGGACCATGTGGGGCCAATACTCCAAGGACCTCTATGTTCTCAACCAGAGGAAGCTGGACGAGCGCTATGAAACCTTCAG GAAACAGAAAAAGATCCTGTCCCAGAAGACAACTATCAAACGACTGTGCCAGCTACTGGTCCCAGAGACCATT AATGAAGAGGACACCAGGACCAGCTCTGAGGTCATACACGCCTTCGAAAtggctgtgtctgggctggacAATGTCACCCCTGACCCCTCAGTCTGA